The following coding sequences are from one Lolium rigidum isolate FL_2022 chromosome 6, APGP_CSIRO_Lrig_0.1, whole genome shotgun sequence window:
- the LOC124659030 gene encoding cysteine-rich receptor-like protein kinase 2: protein MPAMPPSFTMPAKLAIHTTLLFTASVPAVAADDSVSIAIYWGQNVSEGTLSDTCGTGLYAYVNLAFLSTFGAGRAPVLDLSGHCNAPSGSCATLAADIASCQSGGVKVLLSMGGGALGYNLSSPSDAQDVATYLWNNFLGGTGTTAPRPLGAAVLDGIDFDMEAPSRYYDNLARNLNSLYASANSEKKYLLTAAPQCPFPDASLGGALGTGLFDHVWVQFYNNPPCQFAPGDASALRSAWQQWTAALPSVAVYLGLPASPEAAGSGYVNADTLVSQVLPLVEGSPNYGGVMLWSRSYDKDAGFSVKLQSNLENRNRGDGASTHYKRRIYTIVGIVAGVFLLLLLLTTCFLCHKKYRAGLSPPEEEPTSSSKEETPPPKLGAYPPKRYTYSEVERMTKTFAHKLGQGSHGDVYRGNLRDARQITVKVLNNCKGSNKDFVSEVAGIGGISHANVAPLLGFCLQGPTRALIYEYMPNGSLESYALSKSGDSVDDNYSLWLYWEKLFDIALGVAKGLEYLHEEINPNGARISIKPRNILLDQELCPKISDVGVANLCLSKESNKTSARVARERDVYDAPEVVSRKFGPVTRKSDVYSYGVMVLEMVRAKRHVKVGAETTSKYFAKWLYDHLDQFCSSITDIGGDTRELVRKMIIVGLWCTQTAAANRPSMSRVVEMLESSSRDLDLPRRISADS from the exons ATGCCGGCGATGCCGCCATCTTTCACAATGCCCGCCAAGCTCGCCATCCACACGACCTTGCTCTTCACAGCGTCCGTCCCCGCCGTGGCGGCGGATGACTCCGTCAGCATAGCCATCTACTGGGGGCAGAACGTCAGCGAGGGCACGCtgagcgacacgtgtggcaccggGCTCTATGCCTACGTCAACCTCGCCTTCCTCTCCACCTTCGGCGCCGGCCGGGCTCCGGTCCTCGACCTGTCCGGCCACTGCAACGCCCCCTCGGGTTCGTGCGCGACCCTCGCCGCCGACATCGCGTCCTGCCAATCTGGCGGCGTCAAGGTGCTCCTCAGCATGGGCGGTGGCGCTCTCGGGTACAACCTGTCCTCGCCCTCCGACGCGCAGGACGTGGCCACCTACCTCTGGAACAACTTCCTCGGCGGCACCGGCACCACCGCGCCCCGCCCGCTCGGCGCCGCCGTGCTGGACGGCATCGACTTCGACATGGAAGCCCCGTCCAGGTACTACGACAACCTCGCCAGGAACCTGAACTCGCTCTACGCCAGCGCCAACAGCGAGAAGAAGTACCTGCTCACCGCGGCGCCGCAGTGCCCGTTCCCGGATGCGTCCCTTGGAGGCGCGCTCGGCACGGGGCTGTTCGACCACGTGTGGGTGCAGTTCTACAACAACCCGCCGTGCCAGTTCGCGCCTGGGGATGCGAGCGCGCTGCGGAGCGCGTGGCAGCAGTGGACAGCGGCCCTGCCGTCGGTGGCCGTGTACCTCGGCCTGCCGGCGTCGCCGGAGGCCGCGGGAAGCGGATACGTCAACGCGGACACGCTCGTGTCGCAGGTGCTGCCGCTGGTGGAAGGTTCGCCCAACTACGGTGGCGTCATGCTGTGGAGCCGCTCCTACGACAAGGACGCTGGCTTCAGCGTGAAACTGCAGAGCAACCTGGAAAATCGGAACAGAG GGGACGGCGCATCCACGCATTACAAAAGGAGAATCT ATACCATAGTAGGAATCGTCGCTGGCGTattcctgctgctcctccttctTACCACTTGCTTCCTGTGCCATAAGAAATACCGTGCAGGCTTGTCACCTCCTGAAGAGGAACCAACGAGCTCTTCAAAGGAAGAAACACCTCCGCCAAAATTGGGAGCCTATCCTCCGAAAAGATACACTTATTCAGAAGTCGAAAGAATGACCAAAACATTCGCTCACAAGCTCGGCCAAGGCAGCCATGGCGACGTTTACAGAGGCAACCTGCGCGACGCACGCCAGATCACCGTGAAGGTTCTGAACAACTGCAAGGGCAGCAACAAGGATTTCGTGAGCGAGGTGGCGGGCATCGGTGGGATTTCCCATGCCAACGTTGCTCCTCTGCTGGGGTTCTGCCTGCAGGGGCCGACGAGAGCTCTGATATACGAGTACATGCCCAATGGCTCGCTCGAAAGCTACGCTCTCAGCAAGAGCGGTGACTCGGTAGACGATAATTACTCGCTATGGTTGTACTGGGAAAAATTGTTCGACATTGCGTTGGGCGTCGCGAAAGGGCTCGAGTATCTCCACGAAGAGATCAACCCCAACGGTGCGCGTATCAGCATCAagccccggaacatcctgctggACCAGGAGCTGTGCCCAAAGATTTCTGATGTCGGTGTGGCAAATCTGTGTCTGTCGAAAGAGAGCAACAAGACATCTGCTCGTGTTGCCAGGGAGAGAGATGTCTATGATGCGCCTGAGGTTGTATCCAGGAAGTTCGGACCAGTCACTAGAAAGTCTGATGTATACAGCTATGGCGTGATGGTCCTTGAGATGGTCAGGGCGAAAAGGCATGTCAAGGTTGGTGCTGAGACTACCAGCAAGTATTTCGCCAAGTGGCTCTACGACCACCTGGATCAGTTCTGTAGCAGTATCACTGACATCGGCGGTGACACGAGAGAGCTTGTGAGGAAGATGATCATAGTTGGATTGTGGTGCACGCAGACGGCAGCCGCAAATCGGCCGTCAATGAGTAGAGTTGTCGAGATGTTGGAGAGTAGCAGCCGGGACCTGGACTTGCCTAGAAGAATCTCTGCAGATTCTTAG
- the LOC124663328 gene encoding LEAF RUST 10 DISEASE-RESISTANCE LOCUS RECEPTOR-LIKE PROTEIN KINASE-like 2.1, with the protein MCLNQTYKCGELSISYPFYLYSETEELNGYNNSYCGYPGMGIVCDDDKPILQLNGTTANYTVKSISGASANVSLADPEVVEGSCPRVDHNVTLAPGAWLDFPDNTVDYLVFFLSCYFQLGLVKPPTLDPITCSEFGVPGVSFVLLNTSVPPGNWSQACRQVIQVPVLKLEYEQADPNDPAWGNTGYGDVLREGFQVSWDDNRPAACTQCEGSNGRCAHNETGVFLGCLCTNGQINDKNCTTYNSTGQKKASIQLYTIAGISSIMVCLLLFAFCLGYKKYGRNTKSKETARIESFLQKNGTIHPRRYTYEQVKRMTTSFAEKLGQGGFGAVYRGSFSDGRQIAVKMLKDYKTDGEDFINEVASISRTSHVNIVTLTGFCLEGSKRALIYDYMPNGSLERYAFKENSKGGNTLGWEKLFNITVGIARGLEYLHRGCNTRIVHFDIKPHNILLDQDFCPKISDFGLAKLCLNKGSAISIGGARGTIGYIAPEVYSKQFGVVSTKSDVYSYGMMVLEMVGARDKNISANSESSSQYFPQWIYENLDEYCVSASEINGEITETVRKMIVVGLWCIQLSATDRPTMTRVVEMLEGSTSVLELPPKVLFSW; encoded by the exons ATGTGCTTGAATCAAACTTACAAATGCGGAGAACTTAGTATTAGCTACCCGTTCTATCTCTACAGCGAGACAGAAGAGCTCAACGGCTACAACAATTCCTACTGCGGCTACCCTGGCATGGGGATCGTCTGCGACGACGACAAGCCCATCCTGCAACTCAACGGCACAACAGCGAACTACACGGTTAAGAGCATCAGCGGTGCGAGCGCGAACGTCTCGCTAGCCGATCCGGAGGTCGTCGAAGGCAGCTGCCCAAGAGTCGACCACAACGTGACCTTGGCACCGGGCGCATGGCTGGACTTCCCTGACAACACGGTCGAttacctcgtcttcttcctcagctGCTACTTCCAGCTTGGTCTCGTCAAACCGCCTACCCTCGACCCGATCACCTGCTCAGAATTCGGTGTTCCTGGAGTCTCGTTCGTGCTTCTCAATACTTCGGTGCCTCCCGGGAACTGGTCGCAGGCGTGCCGCCAGGTCATACAAGTTCCTGTGCTCAAACTCGAATATGAACAGGCCGACCCAAATGATCCTGCATGGGGAAACACTGGATACGGCGATGTCCTTCGCGAAGGCTTCCAGGTATCGTGGGACGACAACAGACCCGCCGCGTGTACGCAGTGCGAGGGATCCAATGGAAGGTGCGCCCACAACGAAACAGGAGTATTCCTGGGTTGCTTGTGCACCAACGGACAAATCAACGATAAGAACTGCACTACGTACAATTCAACTG GACAGAAGAAGGCCAGCATACAACTAT ATACAATAGCAGGCATCTCAAGCATAATGGTCTGTCTGCTTTTGTTTGCATTTTGTTTGGGGTACAAGAAGTACGGACGCAACACGAAATCAAAGGAAACAGCAAGAATTGAGTCCTTCCTACAAAAGAATGGAACCATACATCCAAGAAGATACACTTATGAACAAGTGAAAAGAATGACAACATCTTTTGCTGAAAAGCTAGGTCAAGGTGGATTTGGTGCTGTTTACAGAGGCAGCTTCTCTGATGGCCGTCAGATAGCAGTGAAGATGCTAAAGGACTACAAGACTGATGGGGAGGATTTCATCAATGAGGTGGCTAGCATTAGTAGAACTTCTCATGTCAACATCGTTACTCTCACAGGATTTTGCTTGGAAGGATCCAAAAGGGCACTAATTTATGACTATATGCCTAATGGTTCACTTGAAAGGTATGCTTTCAAAGAGAACTCTAAAGGTGGAaatactttaggttgggaaaaacTGTTCAATATAACAGTCGGCATTGCTCGGGGTCTTGAGTATCTCCACCGAGGATGCAATACTCGCATTGTGCATTTTGATATCAAACCTCACAACATTCTGTTGGATCAAGATTTTTGTCCTAAGATCTCTGATTTTGGACTAGCAAAGTTGTGCCTCAATAAGGGAAGTGCTATTTCCATTGGTGGTGCAAGAGGAACAATAGGTTATATTGCCCCCGAGGTTTATTCGAAGCAATTTGGAGTAGTAAGTACCAAATCTGATGTCTACAGTTATGGAATGATGGTTCTTGAGATGGTTGGGGCAAGGGATAAGAATATCAGTGCAAACAGTGAATCTAGCAGCCAATATTTCCCACAATGGATTTATGAAAATTTAGATGAATATTGTGTTAGTGCTTCTGAAATTAATGGCGAGATCACAGAGACTGTAAGGAAGATGATAGTGGTTGGTCTGTGGTGCATACAGTTAAGTGCCACTGACCGTCCAACAATGACTAGAGTCGTCGAGATGCTAGAAGGGAGCACAAGTGTCCTTGAATTGCCACCAAAGGTGTTGTTTAGTTGGTAA
- the LOC124663329 gene encoding LEAF RUST 10 DISEASE-RESISTANCE LOCUS RECEPTOR-LIKE PROTEIN KINASE-like 1.2, with protein sequence MTRPEGRISSRRGVAYSRDRIEDEQADYVYGRAAAIPCPKGSSAPDGYPSICSNATCGDLTIAYPFWLNSSTSSSCGYSGLGLACEGNTTLILLDQSHHRYRVSHIDYDTQTVSLVVDAETFSTTSCPLLHRNLTIDTSSPLQLTPSDSSITFFYNCTKNASWPSAVELSGCPDYNKTSYVLMDDGYPGEASKYGCEAAVVAPVLDTHKEAMAEMPRERRYLDVLMGGFELNYSPHSGQCGICERSGGWCGYQHNQTNGSLGFTCFCNGGPTTDHCGTYASMPSSPDSSLSASL encoded by the exons ATGACGAGGCCGGAGGGCCGTATCTCATCGCGGCGCGGCGTCGCCTACTCCCGCGATCGCATCGAAGACGAACAGGCAGACTATGTATACG GTAGGGCAGCTGCCATACCTTGCCCAAAGGGGAGCTCCGCCCCTGACGGCTACCCGTCCATCTGCAGCAACGCCACCTGCGGCGACCTCACCATCGCCTACCCGTTCTGGCTCAACTCCTCTACATCTTCCAGCTGCGGTTATTCCGGCCTGGGCCTCGCCTGCGAGGGCAACACCACTCTGATTCTCCTCGACCAATCGCACCACCGGTACAGAGTCTCACACATCGACTACGACACACAGACGGTGTCCCTGGTCGTCGACGCCGAAACCTTCAGCACGACCAGCTGCCCGCTCCTCCACCGCAACCTCACCATCGACACCAGCTCCCCTCTGCAGCTCACGCCCTCGGACTCCAGCATCACCTTCTTCTACAACTGCACGAAGAACGCCTCCTGGCCTTCTGCCGTGGAATTAAGTGGCTGTCCAGACTATAACAAGACTTCGTACGTGCTCATGGACGATGGTTACCCGGGCGAAGCGTCCAAGTACGGTTgcgaggcggcggtggtggcgccggTGCTGGATACTCATAAGGAGGCCATGGCGGAAATGCCTCGGGAGAGAAGATATCTTGATGTTCTGATGGGCGGGTTCGAACTGAACTACAGCCCGCACTCCGGGCAGTGCGGCATCTGCGAGCGTTCCGGCGGATGGTGCGGCTACCAGCACAACCAGACGAATGGATCGTTGGGATTCACTTGCTTCTGCAATGGCGGCCCGACCACGGATCATTGTGGTACGTACGCGTCAATGCCGTCATCTCCTGACTCCTCCCTCAGTGCTTCTCTTTGA